One Massilia sp. 9096 genomic window carries:
- a CDS encoding PAS domain-containing methyl-accepting chemotaxis protein — translation MLTSASAPLSPTIDIRVDLARAALDAIHRTQAVVEFDMDGHVLHANQNFLDAMGYALPEVVGKHHRMFCTDAFTHSYAYTEFWEALTSGHPSTGEYMRLSSKGTPVWLQASYNPVFDGEGKPVKVIKFATDITVSKQMQAENAAKIDAIQRVQAVIEFDLEGHVIHANEHFLETLGYTLEEIRGRHHRMFCDAAYAASMEYITFWEHLAGGQVHAGQFKRRHKSGREVWIHASYNPVLGPDGKPVKVIKYATDVTAQTQRNADFEGKMAAIDRSQAVIEFDLHGRVLQANANFLDAMGYSLDDIRGQHHRLFCDPSLAGSPEYLAFWERLGRGEFNAGEYRRVTKSGKEIWLLASYNPIFDVEGKPVKIVKFATDITQRKRQDAEIKGKLDSIGRSQAVIEFDLRGNVLTANDNFLRTMGYTLDELEGQHHSMFCESELVKSAAYRHFWANLAQGQFQTGRFKRRGKHDADIWILATYNPILDVDGKPYKVVKFAMDVTEQVHREELVSAKVSAISGVLAELTESIAMIAQSSQQSAGLAGQTQADAAAGSKLLGRSRQSIEAIQQASSSVHDIIDTISEIAGQTHLLAFNAAIEAARAGEHGKGFSVVANEVRKLAEKSALAAREIDKLISETVNRVGEGTRLAGEVEEAFGRIVGSVGKSGESIEQIHASTTAQASATRNASALLTELERIARES, via the coding sequence ATGCTCACTTCCGCCTCCGCCCCGCTTTCGCCGACGATCGATATCCGCGTTGACCTCGCGCGCGCCGCACTCGACGCCATCCACCGCACCCAGGCGGTGGTCGAATTCGACATGGATGGCCACGTCCTGCACGCCAACCAGAACTTCCTGGACGCGATGGGCTATGCGCTGCCCGAGGTGGTCGGCAAGCATCACCGCATGTTCTGCACCGATGCTTTCACGCATTCCTACGCCTACACCGAATTCTGGGAAGCGCTGACCAGCGGCCATCCGAGCACCGGCGAATACATGCGCCTGTCGAGCAAGGGCACGCCGGTGTGGCTGCAGGCGTCCTACAACCCGGTGTTCGACGGCGAGGGCAAGCCGGTCAAGGTGATCAAGTTCGCGACCGACATCACGGTCTCCAAGCAGATGCAGGCCGAGAACGCGGCCAAGATCGACGCCATCCAGCGCGTCCAGGCCGTGATCGAATTCGACCTCGAGGGCCACGTCATCCACGCCAACGAGCACTTCCTCGAGACGCTCGGCTACACGCTGGAGGAAATCCGCGGCCGCCATCACCGCATGTTCTGCGACGCCGCCTACGCGGCGAGCATGGAATACATCACCTTCTGGGAGCACCTGGCCGGCGGCCAGGTCCACGCAGGCCAGTTCAAGCGGCGCCACAAGAGCGGACGCGAAGTCTGGATCCACGCTTCGTACAACCCGGTGCTGGGCCCGGACGGCAAGCCGGTCAAGGTGATCAAGTACGCCACCGACGTCACCGCGCAAACCCAGCGCAACGCCGACTTCGAAGGCAAGATGGCCGCCATCGACCGCTCGCAGGCGGTGATCGAGTTCGACCTGCACGGGCGTGTACTGCAGGCGAACGCCAACTTCCTCGACGCCATGGGCTACTCGCTCGACGACATCCGCGGCCAGCACCACCGCCTGTTCTGCGATCCGTCGCTGGCCGGTTCGCCGGAGTACCTGGCGTTCTGGGAGCGCCTCGGGCGCGGCGAATTCAACGCCGGCGAATACCGCCGCGTGACCAAGTCGGGCAAAGAGATCTGGCTGCTGGCCTCGTACAACCCGATCTTCGACGTCGAGGGCAAGCCGGTCAAGATCGTCAAGTTCGCCACCGACATTACCCAGCGCAAGCGCCAGGATGCCGAGATCAAGGGCAAGCTCGATTCGATCGGGCGCTCGCAAGCCGTGATCGAATTCGACCTGCGCGGCAATGTGCTTACCGCGAACGACAACTTCCTGCGCACCATGGGCTACACGCTGGACGAGCTCGAAGGCCAGCACCACAGCATGTTCTGCGAGAGCGAGCTGGTGAAAAGCGCGGCCTACCGCCACTTCTGGGCCAACCTGGCGCAGGGCCAGTTCCAGACCGGCCGCTTCAAGCGCCGCGGCAAGCACGACGCCGACATCTGGATCCTGGCGACCTACAATCCGATCCTCGACGTCGACGGCAAGCCGTACAAGGTCGTGAAATTCGCGATGGACGTGACCGAGCAGGTGCACCGCGAAGAGCTGGTCAGCGCCAAGGTCAGCGCGATTTCCGGCGTGCTGGCCGAACTGACCGAGTCGATCGCCATGATCGCCCAGAGTTCGCAGCAGTCGGCCGGCCTGGCCGGCCAGACCCAGGCCGACGCCGCCGCCGGCAGCAAGCTGCTGGGCCGCTCGCGCCAGTCGATCGAAGCGATCCAGCAAGCCTCGAGCAGTGTGCACGACATCATCGACACCATCAGCGAGATCGCCGGCCAGACCCACCTGCTGGCCTTCAACGCGGCGATCGAGGCGGCGCGCGCCGGCGAACACGGCAAGGGTTTCTCGGTGGTCGCCAACGAAGTGCGCAAGCTGGCCGAGAAGTCGGCGCTGGCGGCGCGCGAGATCGACAAGCTGATCAGCGAGACCGTCAACCGCGTCGGCGAAGGCACGCGCCTGGCCGGCGAAGTCGAGGAAGCGTTCGGGCGCATCGTCGGCTCGGTCGGCAAGTCCGGCGAATCGATCGAACAGATCCACGCCTCGACCACGGCCCAGGCCAGCGCCACGCGCAACGCCTCGGCGCTGCTGACCGAGCTGGAAAGAATCGCCAGGGAGTCCTGA
- a CDS encoding DUF2271 domain-containing protein, whose product MKLTHSLALTLPLASSWAMAADLTVKFDLPQLNVAEYHKPYVAIWIERPDQSVASTLAVLYDVKKRDNAGAKWVKDLRTWWRKAGRDMTLPMDGVSGATRPAGMQTLSFPAARNGIDKLPAGDYKLVLEVAREAGGREVVHVPFTLPAKGKVEAKAAGKEEVGAVSLAIQ is encoded by the coding sequence ATGAAACTGACCCACTCGCTTGCCCTGACCCTGCCGCTCGCATCGAGCTGGGCGATGGCCGCCGACCTGACCGTGAAGTTCGACCTGCCGCAGCTGAACGTCGCCGAGTACCACAAGCCCTACGTCGCGATCTGGATCGAGCGCCCGGACCAGAGCGTCGCGTCGACGCTGGCGGTGCTGTATGACGTCAAGAAGCGCGACAACGCCGGCGCCAAATGGGTCAAGGATCTGCGCACCTGGTGGCGCAAGGCCGGTCGCGACATGACCCTGCCGATGGATGGCGTGAGCGGGGCGACGCGCCCGGCCGGCATGCAGACCTTGAGCTTCCCGGCGGCGCGCAACGGCATCGACAAGCTGCCGGCCGGCGATTACAAGCTGGTGCTCGAGGTCGCGCGCGAGGCGGGCGGGCGCGAAGTCGTGCACGTGCCGTTCACGCTGCCGGCCAAGGGCAAGGTCGAGGCCAAGGCTGCGGGCAAGGAAGAAGTCGGCGCGGTGTCGCTGGCGATTCAGTAA
- a CDS encoding PepSY-associated TM helix domain-containing protein, translating into MNAHLPTARPAANDAATPVPALPGARRALWLRQLHQWHWISSAMCLMAMLLFSITGFTLNHAAQIEARPAVTRLKGQLPAGLQRQLAEFAATHADANLPLPPELADWAEHCFPVEVRGKRAEWSEEDAYVALPRPGGDAWLRIGVDGKAEYEKTDRGWISWLNDMHKGRNAGPVWSWFIDIFAGACLVFCITGFLILKYHAANRRSTWPVIGFGIVLPIVLALLFVH; encoded by the coding sequence ATGAATGCTCATCTGCCCACGGCCCGACCTGCCGCCAACGACGCCGCCACGCCCGTCCCCGCCCTGCCGGGCGCCCGGCGCGCGCTTTGGCTGCGCCAGCTGCACCAGTGGCACTGGATCAGCTCGGCCATGTGCCTGATGGCGATGCTGCTATTTAGTATTACCGGGTTCACGCTCAACCACGCCGCCCAGATCGAGGCCAGGCCGGCCGTCACCCGCCTCAAGGGGCAGCTGCCGGCCGGCCTGCAGCGCCAGCTGGCCGAATTCGCCGCCACGCACGCCGACGCCAACCTGCCGCTGCCGCCCGAGCTGGCCGACTGGGCCGAACACTGCTTCCCGGTCGAGGTGCGCGGCAAGCGCGCCGAATGGAGCGAGGAAGACGCCTACGTCGCCCTGCCGCGTCCGGGCGGCGACGCCTGGCTGCGCATCGGCGTGGACGGCAAGGCCGAATACGAAAAGACCGACCGTGGCTGGATCTCCTGGCTCAACGACATGCACAAGGGCCGCAACGCGGGGCCCGTGTGGAGCTGGTTCATCGACATCTTCGCCGGCGCCTGCCTGGTGTTTTGCATCACCGGTTTCCTGATCCTGAAATACCACGCCGCCAACCGGCGCTCGACCTGGCCGGTGATCGGCTTCGGCATCGTGCTGCCGATCGTGCTGGCCCTGCTGTTCGTGCACTGA
- a CDS encoding 2-oxoglutarate dehydrogenase E1 component — MMQQYEGNSYLFGGNAPYVEELYEAYLNNPGSVPDNWRAYFDAMQHMPAVDGSARPDVAHNSVIASFAERAKQGPIRTVVASPDAELGRKRVAVTQLIAAYRYLGSRWANLDPLQRQERPPIPELDPAFYGFTEADLDTKFNISNTYFGQETASLRDLLNMLRDTYCRSIGAEFMYVSDPTEKRWLQEKLESIRSTPTFTAEKKKHILERLTAAEGLERYLHTKYVGAKRFSLEGGESFIASIDEVIQRAGEHGVQEIVIGMAHRGRLNVLVNTLGKSPADLFEEFEGKHADDLPSGDVKYHQGFSSDISTAGGPVHLSLAFNPSHLEIVNPVVEGSVKARMDRRGDRQGKEVLPILVHGDAAFIGQGVVMETLNLAQTRGYGTGGTVHIVINNQIGFTTSDPRDARSTLYCTDVVKMIEAPVLHVNADDPEAVVLASQLAMDYRTEFHKDIVVDVICYRKLGHNEQDTPALTQPLMYKKIAKHPGTRKLYADKLSAQGTIAADGGDALVAAYRAAMDEGKTTTDPVLTDFKNKYAVDWAPFLNKKWTDAADTAVPLTELKRLSQRITTVPENFKLHSLVEKVLADRAKMGQGELNLDWGMGEHLAYASLLASGYAIRLSGQDAGRGTFVHRHAVLHDQNRERWDQGIYLPLANVSENQAHFTVIDSVLSEEAVLGFEYGYSTAEPNTLTIWEGQFGDFANGAQVVIDQFIASGEVKWGRASGLVMMLPHGYEGQGPEHSSARIERFLQLSADHNMQVVQPTTAAQIFHLLRRQMVRQFRKPLIIFTPKSLLRNKDAGSSLNDLAKGGFQTVIPELDDKIDANKVKRVIACSGKVYYDLVNARKTRGVTDTAIIRIEQLYPFPHKAFGAELKKFPNATEVVWAQDEPQNQGPWFQIQHNIFESMEAGQRLAYAGRPASAAPAVGYSDKHVAQQKELLDTAFSKLKGFVLTK; from the coding sequence ATGATGCAGCAATACGAAGGCAACTCGTATCTGTTCGGCGGCAACGCGCCGTACGTGGAAGAGTTGTATGAAGCCTACCTGAACAATCCTGGTTCGGTCCCGGACAACTGGCGCGCCTATTTCGACGCCATGCAGCACATGCCGGCCGTGGACGGCTCGGCCCGCCCGGACGTCGCGCACAATTCCGTGATCGCCTCGTTCGCCGAGCGCGCCAAGCAAGGCCCGATCCGCACCGTGGTCGCCTCGCCGGACGCCGAACTCGGCCGCAAGCGCGTCGCCGTCACCCAGCTGATCGCCGCCTACCGCTACCTCGGCTCGCGCTGGGCCAACCTTGACCCGCTGCAGCGCCAGGAGCGTCCGCCGATCCCCGAGCTGGATCCGGCCTTCTACGGCTTCACCGAAGCCGACCTGGACACCAAATTCAACATCAGCAACACCTACTTCGGCCAGGAGACCGCTTCGCTGCGCGACCTGCTGAACATGTTGCGCGATACCTACTGCCGTTCGATCGGCGCTGAGTTCATGTACGTCAGCGACCCGACCGAGAAGCGCTGGCTGCAGGAGAAGCTCGAGTCGATCCGCTCGACCCCGACCTTCACCGCGGAAAAGAAAAAGCACATCCTCGAGCGCCTGACCGCGGCCGAAGGCCTGGAGCGCTACCTCCATACCAAGTACGTCGGCGCCAAGCGCTTCTCGCTGGAAGGCGGCGAATCGTTCATCGCCTCGATCGACGAAGTGATCCAGCGCGCCGGCGAGCACGGCGTGCAGGAAATCGTGATCGGCATGGCCCACCGCGGCCGCCTGAACGTGCTGGTCAACACCCTGGGCAAGTCGCCGGCCGACCTGTTCGAGGAATTCGAAGGCAAGCACGCCGATGACCTGCCGTCGGGCGACGTGAAATACCACCAGGGCTTCTCGAGCGACATCTCGACCGCCGGCGGCCCGGTGCACCTGTCGCTCGCCTTCAACCCGTCGCACCTCGAGATCGTCAACCCGGTCGTCGAAGGCTCGGTCAAGGCGCGCATGGACCGCCGCGGCGACCGCCAGGGCAAGGAAGTGCTGCCGATCCTGGTGCACGGCGACGCCGCCTTCATCGGCCAGGGCGTGGTCATGGAGACCCTGAACCTGGCCCAGACGCGCGGCTACGGCACCGGCGGCACCGTCCACATCGTCATCAACAACCAGATCGGCTTCACCACCTCGGACCCGCGCGACGCCCGTTCGACGCTGTATTGCACCGACGTGGTCAAGATGATCGAAGCGCCGGTGCTGCACGTGAACGCCGACGATCCGGAAGCGGTCGTGCTGGCCTCGCAGCTGGCGATGGACTACCGCACCGAGTTCCACAAGGACATCGTCGTCGACGTCATCTGCTACCGCAAGCTGGGCCACAACGAGCAGGACACCCCGGCCCTGACCCAGCCGCTGATGTACAAGAAGATCGCCAAGCACCCGGGCACCCGCAAGCTGTACGCCGACAAGCTGTCCGCCCAGGGCACGATCGCGGCCGACGGCGGCGACGCGCTGGTGGCCGCCTACCGCGCCGCGATGGACGAGGGCAAGACCACGACCGATCCGGTCCTGACCGACTTCAAGAACAAGTACGCCGTCGACTGGGCGCCGTTCCTGAACAAGAAGTGGACCGACGCCGCCGACACCGCCGTCCCGCTGACCGAGCTGAAACGCCTGTCGCAGCGCATCACGACCGTGCCGGAAAACTTCAAGCTGCACTCGCTGGTCGAGAAAGTGCTGGCCGACCGCGCCAAGATGGGCCAGGGCGAGCTGAACCTCGACTGGGGCATGGGCGAACACTTGGCCTACGCATCGCTGCTGGCCTCGGGCTATGCGATCCGCCTGTCGGGCCAGGACGCCGGCCGCGGCACCTTCGTGCACCGCCACGCCGTGCTGCACGACCAGAACCGCGAGCGCTGGGACCAGGGCATCTACCTGCCGCTGGCCAACGTGTCGGAAAACCAGGCGCACTTCACCGTGATCGACTCCGTGCTGTCGGAAGAGGCGGTGCTGGGCTTCGAATACGGCTACTCGACCGCCGAGCCGAACACCCTGACCATCTGGGAAGGCCAGTTCGGCGACTTCGCCAACGGCGCCCAGGTCGTGATCGACCAGTTCATCGCCTCGGGCGAAGTCAAGTGGGGCCGCGCTTCGGGCCTGGTGATGATGCTGCCGCACGGCTATGAAGGCCAGGGTCCGGAGCACTCGTCGGCGCGCATCGAGCGCTTCCTGCAGCTGTCGGCCGACCACAACATGCAAGTCGTGCAGCCGACCACGGCCGCGCAGATCTTCCACCTGCTGCGCCGCCAGATGGTGCGCCAGTTCCGCAAGCCGCTGATCATCTTCACGCCGAAGTCGCTGCTGCGTAACAAGGACGCCGGCTCGTCGCTGAACGACCTGGCCAAGGGCGGCTTCCAGACCGTGATCCCGGAACTGGACGACAAGATCGACGCCAACAAGGTCAAGCGCGTGATCGCCTGCTCGGGCAAGGTCTACTACGACCTGGTCAACGCACGCAAGACCCGCGGCGTGACCGACACGGCCATCATCCGTATCGAGCAGCTGTATCCGTTCCCGCACAAGGCCTTCGGCGCCGAACTGAAAAAGTTCCCGAACGCGACCGAAGTGGTGTGGGCGCAGGACGAGCCGCAGAACCAGGGTCCGTGGTTCCAGATCCAGCACAACATCTTCGAAAGCATGGAAGCGGGCCAGCGCCTGGCGTACGCCGGCCGTCCCGCTTCCGCCGCCCCGGCCGTCGGTTACTCCGACAAGCACGTGGCGCAGCAGAAGGAGTTGCTGGATACCGCGTTCTCGAAGCTCAAGGGTTTCGTCCTGACCAAGTAA
- the odhB gene encoding 2-oxoglutarate dehydrogenase complex dihydrolipoyllysine-residue succinyltransferase, giving the protein MAQIEVKVPQLSESVAEATLLSWHKKVGEAVSRDENMIDIETDKVVLELPAPSAGVIVQIIKNDGSTVVSGETIAIIDTEASAQTSPIAITSAPVQQAAPATAAAPTAGSGGAKADIAMPSAAKILADNNMTPQDATGSGRDGRVTKGDAIAAVANKGAVPAPAAPGSTASTPAAPAPLQQQAPKAALPQVAAPSVNLGDRPEERVPMSRLRARIAERLLQSQSTNAILTTFNEVNMAPVMEMRAKYKDKFEKEHGVKLGFMSFFVKAAVAALKKYPILNASVDGNDIVYHGYFDIGIAVGSPRGLVVPILRNADQMSIAEIEKKIGEFGQKAKDGKLTLEDLTGGTFSISNGGTFGSMLSTPIINPPQSAILGVHATKDRAVVENGQIVIRPMNYLAMSYDHRIIDGREAVLGLVAMKDALEDPARLLLDL; this is encoded by the coding sequence ATGGCACAAATCGAAGTCAAGGTCCCCCAGTTGTCGGAATCGGTCGCCGAAGCGACCCTGCTGTCGTGGCATAAGAAAGTCGGCGAAGCCGTCTCGCGCGACGAAAACATGATCGACATCGAGACCGACAAGGTGGTCCTCGAACTGCCGGCCCCGTCGGCCGGCGTGATCGTCCAGATCATCAAGAACGACGGCAGCACCGTCGTCTCGGGTGAGACCATCGCGATCATCGATACCGAAGCCTCGGCCCAGACCAGCCCGATCGCCATCACCTCGGCGCCGGTGCAGCAAGCCGCCCCGGCCACCGCCGCAGCCCCGACCGCGGGTTCGGGCGGCGCCAAGGCCGACATCGCCATGCCGTCGGCCGCCAAGATCCTGGCCGACAACAACATGACGCCGCAGGACGCCACCGGCAGCGGCCGCGACGGCCGCGTGACCAAGGGCGACGCGATCGCCGCCGTGGCCAACAAGGGCGCCGTGCCGGCCCCGGCCGCGCCGGGTTCGACCGCATCGACGCCCGCCGCTCCGGCCCCGCTGCAGCAGCAAGCCCCGAAAGCCGCGCTGCCGCAAGTCGCCGCGCCAAGCGTCAACCTGGGTGACCGTCCGGAAGAGCGCGTGCCGATGAGCCGCCTGCGCGCCCGTATCGCCGAGCGCCTGCTGCAGTCGCAGTCGACCAACGCGATCCTGACCACCTTCAACGAAGTCAACATGGCCCCGGTCATGGAGATGCGCGCCAAGTACAAGGACAAGTTCGAGAAAGAGCACGGCGTCAAGCTGGGCTTCATGTCCTTCTTCGTCAAGGCCGCCGTCGCCGCACTGAAGAAGTACCCGATCCTGAACGCCTCGGTCGACGGCAACGACATCGTCTACCACGGCTACTTCGACATCGGTATCGCCGTCGGCTCGCCGCGCGGCCTGGTGGTGCCGATCCTGCGCAACGCCGACCAGATGTCGATCGCCGAGATCGAGAAGAAGATCGGCGAATTCGGCCAGAAAGCCAAGGACGGCAAGCTGACCCTGGAAGACCTGACCGGCGGCACCTTCTCGATCTCGAACGGCGGCACCTTCGGCTCGATGCTGTCGACCCCGATCATCAACCCGCCGCAGTCGGCGATCCTGGGCGTGCACGCCACCAAGGACCGCGCCGTGGTCGAGAACGGCCAGATCGTGATCCGCCCGATGAACTACCTGGCGATGTCGTACGACCACCGCATCATCGACGGCCGCGAAGCCGTGCTGGGCCTGGTCGCGATGAAGGATGCGCTGGAAGATCCGGCCCGCCTGCTGCTCGACCTGTAA
- a CDS encoding FAD:protein FMN transferase, with product MRAVLVPLDIDPGLAPAGSRQAQLGGSTMGTRWSARLMLPPGVDADLDAALQAELDEINAQMSHWAPDSLLSRYNTAPAGSWHALPPQFHEVIDYALQVARDSGGAYDPAAGDLVDLWGFGPGAGANKRYDQAGFYAPSAASVAALLARRARTRACAHALLDGANRRLLQPGGVTLDLSAVAKGYAVDRLALCLERHGVRHYLVEIGGELRGAGVKGDGQPWWVEVEGVPDADGAAGEQPVVALHGLAIATSGDYRRYFQQARRRVPHTLDPRTGQPVAHGLASVTVLASTCMQADALSTAITVLGPQAGMAFAERRAVAARFLLRRPDGGLLESASPAWRAMLQ from the coding sequence ATGCGCGCCGTCCTCGTCCCGCTCGACATCGACCCCGGCCTGGCGCCCGCCGGCAGCCGCCAGGCCCAGCTGGGCGGGAGCACGATGGGCACCCGCTGGTCGGCGCGCCTCATGCTGCCGCCCGGCGTGGATGCGGACCTGGACGCCGCATTGCAGGCCGAGCTGGACGAAATCAATGCCCAGATGAGCCACTGGGCGCCGGACTCGCTGCTCTCGCGCTACAACACGGCGCCGGCCGGCAGCTGGCATGCGCTGCCGCCGCAGTTCCATGAAGTGATCGATTACGCGCTGCAGGTCGCACGCGACAGCGGCGGCGCCTACGATCCGGCGGCCGGCGACCTCGTCGACCTGTGGGGCTTCGGCCCGGGCGCAGGCGCCAACAAACGGTATGACCAGGCCGGTTTCTATGCGCCCTCGGCGGCCTCGGTCGCCGCCCTGCTCGCGCGCCGCGCCCGCACGCGCGCATGCGCGCACGCCCTGCTCGACGGCGCCAACCGGCGCCTGCTGCAGCCGGGCGGCGTGACGCTCGATTTGTCCGCGGTGGCGAAAGGCTATGCGGTCGACCGCCTGGCGCTGTGCCTGGAACGCCACGGCGTGCGCCACTACCTGGTCGAGATCGGCGGCGAACTGCGCGGCGCCGGCGTCAAGGGCGACGGCCAGCCGTGGTGGGTCGAGGTCGAAGGCGTGCCGGACGCCGACGGCGCTGCCGGCGAGCAGCCGGTGGTGGCCCTGCACGGCCTGGCGATCGCCACCTCGGGCGACTACCGCCGCTACTTCCAGCAAGCCCGGCGGCGCGTGCCGCACACGCTCGACCCGCGCACCGGCCAGCCGGTCGCCCATGGCCTGGCCTCGGTCACGGTGCTGGCCAGCACCTGCATGCAGGCCGATGCGCTGTCCACGGCGATCACCGTGCTCGGCCCCCAAGCCGGCATGGCCTTCGCCGAGCGGCGCGCCGTGGCGGCGCGCTTCCTGCTGCGCCGGCCGGACGGCGGCCTGCTCGAATCGGCCTCGCCGGCCTGGCGCGCGATGCTGCAATGA
- a CDS encoding sulfite reductase subunit alpha yields MILTLDPLRLGGAALLSAGWLALCLDAWRRRLRAEIIDSMPADWLVVHASQTGNAEFLAERTAALLATGGLRARAVGMSTFDAAALEHATRILFVVSTYGEGDAPDAAARFAGTLMTGGADPRKLSHLHYAVLALGDRSYANFCGFGRALDAWLAQHGATSLFERIDVDRGDPAALAAWQQYAARLAGTFDSPDWEAPGYGEWRILERTLLNPGSAGAPLFRIALAPLDGALPAWEAGDLAQVSAPGDPEHPREYSVASTPMEGRLELLVRLQRHADGTPGAASGWLCAGADAHARVRLRLRAHGRFRLGENAERPLIAIGNGSGLAGLRGLIRARIERGVIENWLLFGERNAAHDFLLRDELEGWRAQGSLQRLDLAFSRDGAAPDERRYVQHLLREQAATLRDWIERGAAIYVCGSLQGMAGGVHAALVDILGHERLDALDAQGRYRRDVY; encoded by the coding sequence ATGATCCTCACCCTGGACCCGTTGCGCCTGGGCGGCGCCGCGCTGCTGAGCGCCGGCTGGCTGGCCCTGTGCCTGGACGCCTGGCGCCGCCGTCTGCGCGCCGAGATCATCGACAGCATGCCGGCCGACTGGCTGGTCGTGCACGCCAGCCAGACCGGCAACGCCGAATTCCTGGCCGAGCGTACCGCCGCCCTGCTCGCCACCGGCGGCCTGCGCGCGCGCGCCGTCGGCATGTCCACGTTCGATGCCGCCGCCCTCGAGCACGCGACGCGCATACTGTTCGTCGTCTCGACCTACGGCGAAGGCGACGCGCCCGACGCCGCGGCGCGCTTTGCCGGCACCTTGATGACGGGCGGCGCCGATCCACGAAAACTGAGCCATCTGCACTACGCCGTGCTGGCGCTGGGCGACCGCAGCTATGCCAACTTTTGCGGCTTCGGGCGTGCGCTCGACGCCTGGCTGGCGCAGCATGGCGCGACAAGCCTGTTCGAACGCATCGACGTCGACCGCGGCGACCCCGCGGCGCTGGCCGCATGGCAGCAGTACGCCGCGCGCCTGGCCGGCACCTTCGATTCTCCCGACTGGGAAGCGCCCGGCTACGGCGAATGGCGCATCCTCGAGCGCACGCTGCTCAATCCCGGCAGCGCCGGCGCGCCCTTGTTTCGTATCGCGCTGGCCCCGCTCGACGGCGCCCTGCCCGCCTGGGAGGCCGGCGACCTGGCCCAGGTCAGCGCGCCGGGCGACCCCGAGCACCCGCGCGAATACTCGGTCGCCTCCACGCCGATGGAAGGCCGGCTCGAGCTGCTGGTGCGCCTGCAGCGGCACGCCGACGGCACGCCCGGCGCCGCTTCCGGCTGGCTGTGCGCAGGCGCCGACGCGCACGCGCGCGTACGCCTGCGCCTGCGCGCGCACGGGCGCTTCCGCCTGGGCGAGAATGCCGAGCGGCCGCTGATCGCGATCGGCAACGGCAGCGGCCTGGCCGGCCTGCGCGGCCTGATCCGCGCGCGCATCGAACGCGGCGTGATCGAGAACTGGCTGCTGTTCGGCGAGCGCAACGCCGCCCACGACTTCCTGCTGCGCGACGAACTCGAAGGCTGGCGCGCCCAAGGCAGCCTGCAGCGCCTGGACCTGGCGTTCTCGCGCGACGGCGCGGCGCCCGACGAACGGCGCTACGTCCAGCACCTGCTGCGCGAACAGGCCGCCACCCTGCGCGACTGGATCGAGCGCGGGGCCGCCATCTACGTCTGCGGCAGCCTGCAGGGCATGGCCGGCGGCGTGCACGCGGCGCTCGTGGACATCCTCGGTCACGAGCGGCTCGACGCACTGGACGCGCAAGGCCGCTACCGCCGCGACGTGTACTGA
- a CDS encoding DUF4198 domain-containing protein, translated as MQTRFMKQFAIAIALAAAACAAQAHRQWMIPNTSTIESENGREAWVTIDGAISESLFEADFMPLRLDGLTVTDPDGATAPAPAATLGKHRSTVDIRLPKDGTYRISLAATSVMGSYKLNGEMKRFRATEQTVKNEIPAGATEVRSVTTMQRQDTFVTLNQPSAGALKATGTGLEMVPLTSPTELRAGEQARVRFLLNGQPLPNFPFSMIPGGVKYRGTLGEVRFATDAKGEASIALPPANQYWLSAAYPVPTADTPHGPPEGKRYAYSATLEVLPQ; from the coding sequence ATGCAGACCAGGTTCATGAAGCAGTTCGCGATCGCCATCGCGCTGGCCGCGGCGGCCTGCGCCGCCCAGGCCCATCGCCAGTGGATGATCCCGAACACCAGCACGATCGAAAGCGAGAACGGGCGCGAAGCCTGGGTGACCATCGACGGTGCGATCTCGGAAAGCCTGTTCGAGGCCGACTTCATGCCGCTGCGCCTGGACGGCCTGACGGTGACCGACCCGGACGGCGCCACCGCGCCGGCCCCTGCCGCCACGCTCGGCAAGCACCGCTCGACGGTCGACATCCGCCTGCCCAAGGACGGCACCTACCGCATCAGCCTGGCCGCGACCAGCGTCATGGGCAGCTATAAATTGAACGGCGAGATGAAGCGCTTCCGCGCCACCGAGCAGACCGTGAAGAACGAGATCCCGGCCGGCGCCACCGAGGTGCGCAGCGTGACCACCATGCAGCGCCAGGACACCTTCGTGACCCTCAATCAGCCCAGCGCCGGCGCCCTGAAAGCCACCGGCACGGGCCTGGAGATGGTGCCCTTGACCAGCCCGACCGAGCTGCGCGCCGGCGAACAGGCGCGGGTGCGCTTCCTGCTCAACGGCCAGCCGCTGCCGAACTTCCCGTTTTCCATGATCCCGGGCGGCGTCAAGTACCGCGGCACGCTGGGCGAAGTGCGCTTCGCCACCGACGCCAAGGGCGAAGCCAGCATCGCCCTGCCACCGGCCAACCAGTACTGGCTGAGCGCCGCCTATCCGGTGCCGACCGCCGACACCCCGCACGGCCCGCCGGAAGGCAAGCGCTACGCCTATTCGGCGACGCTGGAAGTGCTGCCGCAGTAA